A portion of the Equus quagga isolate Etosha38 chromosome 17, UCLA_HA_Equagga_1.0, whole genome shotgun sequence genome contains these proteins:
- the LOC124228680 gene encoding olfactory receptor 5I1-like: MEVKNGTVKAEFFLLGFSDHPELQSVLFAVFFFIYSVTLTWNLGMVLLITISSHLHIPMYFFLCILSFIDACSSSVIAPKLLVDLVSNKKTISYNGCAAQLYFFCSLIDTESFLLAAMAYDRYIAICNPLLYTIIMSKRICCQLAIGAFLGGTMSSIIHTTNTFHLSFCSKEINHFFCDVSPLFSLSCTDTYKHDIVLVIFASLVEAICLLTVLLSYVCIIAAILKTGSAEGRRKGFSTCASHLTVVTIYHGTLIFIYLCPRTDHSLNMDKVASVFYTLIEPMLNPLIYSLRNKEVKNAFRKVISQKLFA; the protein is encoded by the coding sequence ATGGAGGTGAAGAATGGCACTGTGAAGGCTGAGTTCTTTCTCTTGGGATTTAGTGACCATCCAGAACTTCAGAGTGttctttttgctgtgttttttttcaTCTATTCTGTTACCCTGACCTGGAACCTTGGGATGGTTTTATTAATCACAATCAGTTCCCACTTGCACATccctatgtactttttcctctgcATATTGTCCTTTATAGATGCATGCTCCTCTTCTGTCATTGCCCCCAAATTACTTGTGGACTTGGTTTCCAATAAGAAGACCATTTCTTACAATGGCTGTGCTGCACagttatattttttctgctctttgatTGACACGGAATCTTTCCTCTTGGCTGCCATGGCTTATGACCGGTACATAGCAATCTGCAACCCACTGCTTTATACTATTATTATGTCCAAGAGGATTTGCTGTCAGCTTGCAATTGGAGCATTTTTGGGGGGCACCATGAGCTCAATTATTCACACCACTAATACCTTCCATCTGTCTTTCTGCTCCAAAGAAATTAACCATTTCTTTTGTGATGTCTCCccactcttctctctgtcctgcaCTGACACTTACAAGCATGACATTGTTCTGGTGATCTTTGCTAGTTTGGTGGAGGCTATCTGCCTTCTAACAGTTCTTCTCTCTTATGTCTGCATCATAGCAGCTATTCTTAAAACAGGTTCTgctgagggaagaagaaaagggttCTCCACTTGTGCTTCCCACCTGACTGTGGTCACCATTTACCATGGTACCCTGATCTTCATTTATCTGTGCCCCAGGACTGACCATTCCCTGAATATGGACAAAGTGGCCTCTGTGTTCTACACACTGATTGAACCTATGTTGAACCCCCTAATTTACAGTCTAAGGAACAAAGAAGTCAAAAATGCCTTTAGGAAAGTGATTAGCCAAAAATTGTTTGcttaa